In the genome of Pueribacillus theae, one region contains:
- a CDS encoding S-layer homology domain-containing protein, whose amino-acid sequence MKFKKTILSLMAAGMMISPTLAGAKENGKNISFSDLPKTESHYKEVMYFANKGTITGYGNGIFKPYQDISRQHVAVILARELNLPVPKDIKKVLSIYSDVSTKHDYAKEIAAVTQAGIYKGNNGKFNPNTNITREQLATVFNRGFDLAQRDAKKVKINLKNVDPSHKDSVQVFANLGLTVKLNDFEPRNNLKRAQFASFLYRTLEVLGEFDNEGNTGGTGNDGGGDKGTDDKGTDDKDKGTDIDRVYFPSMYLDLSLVEGDTQKVDLLADLKNNGGTHIINDKATFNMSNSSVAAYKDGVITAKKAGETTLTATYQGQKAEIRIRVLDKQGMKLNWYGFKQHMYVGDSQSFTLSIRDLNDNKVRPIEDGELNSVTFEIADPSIISIANGKITALKEGQTKVTVKYQGVETSEVIQVRNDLEELKGFRIEAALNYELFKNSPTKHLVLDAWIDAGIGMTENEIEQALEEAYNSDKPVVRENAAFYYEKEKGIMQVRYLRQEK is encoded by the coding sequence ATGAAATTCAAAAAAACAATTCTATCTTTGATGGCGGCAGGAATGATGATTTCACCAACATTGGCAGGTGCGAAAGAAAACGGGAAAAACATTAGTTTCTCTGACTTGCCTAAAACGGAAAGTCACTATAAGGAAGTAATGTACTTTGCGAATAAAGGCACAATCACAGGATATGGAAATGGTATTTTCAAACCTTATCAAGATATTTCCAGACAACATGTGGCAGTAATTCTTGCTAGGGAACTGAATTTACCTGTTCCTAAGGATATTAAAAAGGTTTTATCAATTTATAGCGATGTTAGTACGAAACATGACTATGCCAAAGAAATTGCAGCTGTAACTCAAGCTGGGATTTACAAAGGGAACAATGGTAAGTTCAACCCTAATACAAATATTACTCGTGAACAATTAGCAACGGTTTTCAATCGTGGTTTCGATTTGGCCCAACGTGATGCCAAAAAAGTGAAAATTAATCTAAAAAACGTAGATCCTTCACATAAGGATAGTGTACAAGTCTTTGCTAACCTTGGTTTAACTGTCAAATTGAATGATTTTGAACCAAGAAACAACCTTAAACGAGCGCAATTCGCTTCATTTTTATATAGAACGTTAGAAGTTTTAGGTGAATTTGATAATGAGGGAAATACCGGAGGCACTGGTAACGATGGAGGTGGAGATAAAGGCACTGACGATAAAGGTACAGACGATAAAGATAAAGGCACGGACATTGATCGAGTTTATTTCCCATCAATGTATTTAGACTTATCGTTAGTTGAAGGAGATACACAAAAAGTTGATTTATTAGCAGATCTAAAAAACAATGGCGGAACGCACATTATAAATGACAAAGCCACATTTAATATGTCGAACAGTTCAGTCGCCGCATATAAAGATGGAGTTATCACTGCAAAGAAAGCAGGGGAAACAACACTTACCGCAACTTATCAAGGGCAAAAGGCAGAAATCAGAATTAGAGTGTTAGATAAACAGGGCATGAAACTTAATTGGTATGGGTTTAAACAACATATGTATGTAGGTGATTCACAAAGCTTTACTCTTTCAATACGAGATTTAAATGACAATAAGGTTAGGCCAATAGAAGATGGTGAGTTAAATTCAGTAACATTTGAAATTGCAGACCCTTCTATTATTTCAATCGCTAACGGAAAAATTACAGCTCTTAAAGAAGGACAAACAAAGGTTACTGTGAAGTATCAGGGGGTTGAAACATCAGAAGTTATTCAAGTTAGGAATGACTTGGAGGAATTGAAGGGATTTCGAATAGAGGCAGCATTGAATTATGAACTCTTCAAAAATAGCCCGACTAAACATTTGGTATTAGATGCTTGGATAGACGCTGGTATAGGCATGACTGAGAATGAAATTGAGCAAGCGTTAGAAGAAGCCTACAATTCAGATAAACCTGTTGTACGGGAAAATGCGGCTTTTTACTATGAAAAAGAGAAAGGTATTATGCAGGTTCGTTATTTAAGACAAGAAAAATAA